Proteins co-encoded in one Gemmatimonadota bacterium genomic window:
- a CDS encoding radical SAM protein — DLRCDLASLSPKLSNSTPWNEENGKYAANHEKLRINLPVLGQFMSAYPYQLKFVVDRQEDLDEIESFLADLDDVDRNRVLLMPQGRTADDLSSRGAWVAEACKSRGFRYCPRVHIDLYGDTRGT, encoded by the coding sequence TGACCTGCGTTGCGACCTGGCCTCTCTCAGTCCCAAGCTGTCCAATTCCACGCCCTGGAATGAGGAGAACGGAAAATACGCAGCGAACCACGAGAAACTGCGGATCAACCTGCCCGTCCTCGGCCAGTTCATGTCGGCCTACCCGTACCAGTTGAAATTCGTGGTCGACCGCCAGGAAGACCTGGACGAGATCGAGTCGTTCCTCGCGGACCTGGACGACGTGGACCGCAACCGGGTGCTCCTCATGCCCCAGGGACGGACGGCCGATGATTTGAGCAGCAGAGGTGCGTGGGTCGCCGAGGCCTGCAAATCCCGTGGCTTCCGGTACTGTCCGCGGGTACATATCGACCTCTACGGGGACACCCGAGGGACGTGA
- a CDS encoding SMP-30/gluconolactonase/LRE family protein, giving the protein MNDQGRDWDRGLVSYPDPNVETIDDRFRPYVLHTAGIERLFTGTRWSEGPVWIGDARCLVWSDIPNNRMLRWDEETGAVTVFRKPSNNTNGNTRDREGRLVSCEHDTRRVTRTEHDGTITVLIDRFDGKPLNAPNDVVVHSDGSIWFTDPGYGILMNYEGHRAEFELPTRVYRLDPVTGGATVIADDFVRPNGLCFSPDESRLYVVDTGAFHDPDGPAHIRVLDIEGARATSSHVFTDMKPASSDGIRTDVDGNLWAASGWGGPDTNGVVCFSPEGERLGMIHLPEPCANLCFGGVKKNRLFMAASQSLYALYVETQGVQRP; this is encoded by the coding sequence ATGAACGACCAAGGCAGGGACTGGGACCGGGGTCTCGTGAGCTATCCCGACCCCAATGTCGAAACGATCGACGACCGCTTCAGGCCCTACGTGCTGCACACCGCCGGGATCGAGCGGCTGTTCACCGGGACGCGGTGGTCGGAAGGCCCCGTCTGGATCGGCGACGCCCGTTGCCTGGTATGGAGCGACATCCCCAACAACCGTATGCTGCGTTGGGACGAAGAGACCGGTGCGGTGACCGTCTTTCGCAAGCCTTCCAACAACACCAATGGCAACACGCGGGACCGCGAGGGGAGGCTGGTCTCCTGCGAGCACGACACCCGGCGGGTGACGCGCACGGAACACGACGGGACGATCACCGTGCTGATCGACCGGTTCGACGGCAAGCCACTCAACGCGCCGAACGACGTGGTGGTACACTCAGACGGCTCGATCTGGTTCACCGACCCGGGGTACGGCATCCTGATGAACTACGAAGGGCACAGGGCCGAATTCGAACTGCCCACCCGGGTGTATCGGCTTGACCCGGTCACGGGCGGCGCGACCGTCATCGCCGACGACTTCGTGCGTCCCAACGGGCTCTGCTTCTCGCCCGACGAATCACGTCTATACGTTGTAGATACAGGTGCTTTCCACGACCCCGACGGACCCGCCCACATCCGGGTGCTGGACATTGAGGGTGCCCGCGCCACAAGCTCCCACGTATTCACCGACATGAAACCGGCCTCCTCCGACGGCATACGGACCGACGTGGACGGCAACCTGTGGGCCGCCTCCGGCTGGGGCGGACCGGACACGAACGGCGTAGTCTGCTTCTCCCCGGAAGGCGAGCGACTGGGCATGATCCACCTGCCCGAGCCTTGTGCCAACCTGTGTTTCGGCGGGGTGAAGAAGAACCGCCTGTTCATGGCCGCCAGCCAGTCCCTGTACGCCCTCTACGTCGAAACCCAGGGGGTGCAGCGGCCGTGA
- a CDS encoding PfkB family carbohydrate kinase → MNSGPDSKPGSALELIDHLPELRALVVGDVMLDVYEFCRTRASKPIDSEKEGKRAYQAQETIKVLGGAGNVAANLASLDVRTTLVGVTGDDEHYYKIRELADGLSIHHGLIRDGDRPTTTKVRLYLDDDYLLRRDSECTDRVNDRISAALVKEVLRALPETDVVVLSDYDKGVFTAENAGQIIRECRLHEIPVVVDFKPGNRAIFSGVDIIAPNAAEAAELIGGFSLDRLESDCRRLHDALGCRHTVVTLGEHGLCGVGTDGFFHAPGHRVVPVDKVGCGDTVRAVLAIGATLGLSLEEAGGLANDAAAVIVQKPATSVLSRRELHDFVGRKPAEELRTARDV, encoded by the coding sequence ATGAACAGCGGACCGGACAGTAAACCCGGAAGTGCGCTCGAGCTCATCGATCATCTCCCGGAACTGCGCGCCCTCGTCGTCGGCGACGTCATGCTCGATGTCTACGAGTTCTGCCGGACGCGGGCCAGCAAGCCCATCGATTCGGAGAAGGAAGGAAAGCGGGCCTATCAGGCACAGGAAACGATCAAGGTGCTGGGCGGTGCGGGCAACGTGGCCGCCAACCTGGCTTCCCTGGACGTGCGCACCACCCTTGTGGGCGTGACGGGCGACGACGAACATTACTACAAGATAAGGGAGCTGGCTGACGGACTATCCATCCACCACGGCCTGATCCGGGACGGCGACCGGCCCACCACGACCAAGGTCCGGCTGTACCTGGATGACGACTACCTGCTGCGTCGCGATTCCGAGTGCACCGACCGGGTGAACGACAGGATATCGGCCGCGCTGGTGAAGGAAGTCCTTCGCGCGCTACCGGAAACCGACGTGGTGGTCCTGAGCGACTACGACAAGGGCGTCTTTACCGCAGAGAACGCCGGCCAGATCATCCGCGAATGCCGCCTCCACGAAATCCCGGTCGTGGTCGATTTCAAGCCGGGCAACCGGGCAATCTTCTCCGGCGTGGACATCATCGCGCCGAACGCCGCCGAGGCTGCCGAGCTCATCGGCGGGTTTTCCCTGGACCGTCTGGAATCCGACTGCCGGCGTCTGCACGACGCGCTGGGCTGCCGGCACACGGTGGTCACACTCGGCGAGCACGGACTCTGCGGCGTGGGCACGGACGGGTTCTTCCACGCGCCCGGACACCGGGTAGTACCCGTGGACAAGGTCGGCTGCGGCGACACGGTACGGGCGGTACTCGCCATTGGCGCGACGCTGGGACTTTCCCTCGAGGAAGCGGGGGGGCTCGCCAACGACGCGGCGGCCGTCATCGTGCAGAAACCGGCCACGTCCGTCCTCTCCCGGCGTGAACTGCACGATTTCGTGGGGCGCAAGCCTGCGGAGGAACTGCGTACCGCCAGGGACGTTTAA